The following coding sequences are from one Primulina eburnea isolate SZY01 chromosome 15, ASM2296580v1, whole genome shotgun sequence window:
- the LOC140814293 gene encoding polyadenylate-binding protein RBP47-like isoform X1, with translation MNGGDLNQQQHQQQQQQQQWAAMQQYQQQQWMAMHYPAMAMQQQMMYQQHYLPYYQQQQQQYQQHQQPAQQPKQNHQIQSSGEDNRTIWIGDLQQWMDDGYLQSCFSQAGEVVSVKIIRNKQTGQSERYGFVEFGSHTAAEKVLQTYNGTMMPNTEQPFRLNWAGFSTGDRRPDSVSDLSIFVGDLAADVTDAMLHDAFATRYTSVRGAKVVVDPNSGRSKGYGFVRFGDENERSQAMTEMNGVYCSSRPMRVGFATPKKPSLHQQYSSQAVVLAGGYAPNGAVLQVQSDSDSSNTTIFVGGLDSDVTDEELRLHFASFGDVLSVKIPAGKGCGFVQFANRSNAEDAIQRLSGTVIGKQTVRLSWGRNLGNKQVNIQILCQLCTIQIYPPCSKFVFILKEVAIFYPYLLNCEMVCICSGAICC, from the exons ATGAACGGCGGAGATTTGAATCAACAGCAGCATCAGCAACAGCAACAGCAACAGCAGTGGGCAGCGATGCAGCAGTACCAGCAGCAGCAATGGATGGCGATGCATTACCCGGCGATGGCTATGCAGCAGCAGATGATGTATCAACAGCATTATTTGCCGTACTACCAACAGCAACAGCAACAGTATCAGCAGCATCAACAGCCAGCGCAGCAGCCGAAGCAGAATCACCAGATTCAGAGTTCGGGAGAAGATAACAGGACGATCTGGATTGGGGATCTTCAGCAGTGGATGGATGACGGTTATCTTCAATCTTGCTTTTCACAGGCCGGAGAG GTTGTTTCTGTTAAGATTATCCGCAATAAGCAGACTGGTCAGTCGGAGAGATATGGATTTGTTGAGTTCGGTTCTCATACAGCAGCTGAGAAAGTTCTCCAGACCTACAACGGAACCATGATGCCAAATACGGAGCAACCCTTCCGCTTGAACTGGGCAGGATTCAGCACTGGTGATAGACGCCCGGATTCTGTTTCTGATTTGTCAATTTTTGTTGGAGATTTGGCTGCTGATGTTACTGATGCAATGTTGCATGATGCCTTTGCCACTAGATACACGTCTGTCAGAGGTGCTAAAGTTGTAGTTGATCCAAATAGTGGCCGTTCAAAAGGTTATGGTTTTGTCAGGTTTGGTGATGAAAACGAGAGGTCTCAAGCCATGACTGAAATGAATGGTGTGTATTGTTCTAGTAGACCTATGCGAGTTGGTTTTGCAACTCCCAAGAAACCTTCTCTTCACCAACAATATTCTTCTCAAG CTGTGGTATTAGCTGGTGGATATGCGCCAAATGGTGCTGTGCTCCAAGTTCAGTCAGATAGTGATTCATCCAACACAACA ATATTTGTGGGAGGGCTTGATTCTGATGTCACCGATGAAGAGCTCAGACTGCATTTCGCTTCATTTGGTGATGTTCTCTCTGTTAAAATTCCAGCCGGAAAGGGATGCGGTTTCGTCCAGTTTGCAAACAG AAGCAATGCAGAGGATGCAATTCAGAGATTAAGTGGTACTGTTATTGGAAAGCAGACAGTTCGTCTTTCTTGGGGTCGAAATCTGGGCAACAAGCAGGtaaatattcaaattttatGTCAGCTGTGCACAATACAAATATATCCACCATGTAGTAAATTCGTATTCATTTTGAAGGAAGTAGCAATTTTTTACCCCTATCTTCTAAACTGTGAAATGGTTTGCATCTGTTCTGGTGCTATATGTTGCTGA
- the LOC140814293 gene encoding polyadenylate-binding protein RBP47-like isoform X2, translating into MNGGDLNQQQHQQQQQQQQWAAMQQYQQQQWMAMHYPAMAMQQQMMYQQHYLPYYQQQQQQYQQHQQPAQQPKQNHQIQSSGEDNRTIWIGDLQQWMDDGYLQSCFSQAGEVVSVKIIRNKQTGQSERYGFVEFGSHTAAEKVLQTYNGTMMPNTEQPFRLNWAGFSTGDRRPDSVSDLSIFVGDLAADVTDAMLHDAFATRYTSVRGAKVVVDPNSGRSKGYGFVRFGDENERSQAMTEMNGVYCSSRPMRVGFATPKKPSLHQQYSSQAGGYAPNGAVLQVQSDSDSSNTTIFVGGLDSDVTDEELRLHFASFGDVLSVKIPAGKGCGFVQFANRSNAEDAIQRLSGTVIGKQTVRLSWGRNLGNKQVNIQILCQLCTIQIYPPCSKFVFILKEVAIFYPYLLNCEMVCICSGAICC; encoded by the exons ATGAACGGCGGAGATTTGAATCAACAGCAGCATCAGCAACAGCAACAGCAACAGCAGTGGGCAGCGATGCAGCAGTACCAGCAGCAGCAATGGATGGCGATGCATTACCCGGCGATGGCTATGCAGCAGCAGATGATGTATCAACAGCATTATTTGCCGTACTACCAACAGCAACAGCAACAGTATCAGCAGCATCAACAGCCAGCGCAGCAGCCGAAGCAGAATCACCAGATTCAGAGTTCGGGAGAAGATAACAGGACGATCTGGATTGGGGATCTTCAGCAGTGGATGGATGACGGTTATCTTCAATCTTGCTTTTCACAGGCCGGAGAG GTTGTTTCTGTTAAGATTATCCGCAATAAGCAGACTGGTCAGTCGGAGAGATATGGATTTGTTGAGTTCGGTTCTCATACAGCAGCTGAGAAAGTTCTCCAGACCTACAACGGAACCATGATGCCAAATACGGAGCAACCCTTCCGCTTGAACTGGGCAGGATTCAGCACTGGTGATAGACGCCCGGATTCTGTTTCTGATTTGTCAATTTTTGTTGGAGATTTGGCTGCTGATGTTACTGATGCAATGTTGCATGATGCCTTTGCCACTAGATACACGTCTGTCAGAGGTGCTAAAGTTGTAGTTGATCCAAATAGTGGCCGTTCAAAAGGTTATGGTTTTGTCAGGTTTGGTGATGAAAACGAGAGGTCTCAAGCCATGACTGAAATGAATGGTGTGTATTGTTCTAGTAGACCTATGCGAGTTGGTTTTGCAACTCCCAAGAAACCTTCTCTTCACCAACAATATTCTTCTCAAG CTGGTGGATATGCGCCAAATGGTGCTGTGCTCCAAGTTCAGTCAGATAGTGATTCATCCAACACAACA ATATTTGTGGGAGGGCTTGATTCTGATGTCACCGATGAAGAGCTCAGACTGCATTTCGCTTCATTTGGTGATGTTCTCTCTGTTAAAATTCCAGCCGGAAAGGGATGCGGTTTCGTCCAGTTTGCAAACAG AAGCAATGCAGAGGATGCAATTCAGAGATTAAGTGGTACTGTTATTGGAAAGCAGACAGTTCGTCTTTCTTGGGGTCGAAATCTGGGCAACAAGCAGGtaaatattcaaattttatGTCAGCTGTGCACAATACAAATATATCCACCATGTAGTAAATTCGTATTCATTTTGAAGGAAGTAGCAATTTTTTACCCCTATCTTCTAAACTGTGAAATGGTTTGCATCTGTTCTGGTGCTATATGTTGCTGA
- the LOC140814293 gene encoding polyadenylate-binding protein RBP47-like isoform X3: protein MNGGDLNQQQHQQQQQQQQWAAMQQYQQQQWMAMHYPAMAMQQQMMYQQHYLPYYQQQQQQYQQHQQPAQQPKQNHQIQSSGEDNRTIWIGDLQQWMDDGYLQSCFSQAGEVVSVKIIRNKQTGQSERYGFVEFGSHTAAEKVLQTYNGTMMPNTEQPFRLNWAGFSTGDRRPDSVSDLSIFVGDLAADVTDAMLHDAFATRYTSVRGAKVVVDPNSGRSKGYGFVRFGDENERSQAMTEMNGVYCSSRPMRVGFATPKKPSLHQQYSSQAVVLAGGYAPNGAVLQVQSDSDSSNTTIFVGGLDSDVTDEELRLHFASFGDVLSVKIPAGKGCGFVQFANRSNAEDAIQRLSGTVIGKQTVRLSWGRNLGNKQSHRQVDSQPQFNGLSILKKQGYSANSGYGASSNGHVNHQQPVS from the exons ATGAACGGCGGAGATTTGAATCAACAGCAGCATCAGCAACAGCAACAGCAACAGCAGTGGGCAGCGATGCAGCAGTACCAGCAGCAGCAATGGATGGCGATGCATTACCCGGCGATGGCTATGCAGCAGCAGATGATGTATCAACAGCATTATTTGCCGTACTACCAACAGCAACAGCAACAGTATCAGCAGCATCAACAGCCAGCGCAGCAGCCGAAGCAGAATCACCAGATTCAGAGTTCGGGAGAAGATAACAGGACGATCTGGATTGGGGATCTTCAGCAGTGGATGGATGACGGTTATCTTCAATCTTGCTTTTCACAGGCCGGAGAG GTTGTTTCTGTTAAGATTATCCGCAATAAGCAGACTGGTCAGTCGGAGAGATATGGATTTGTTGAGTTCGGTTCTCATACAGCAGCTGAGAAAGTTCTCCAGACCTACAACGGAACCATGATGCCAAATACGGAGCAACCCTTCCGCTTGAACTGGGCAGGATTCAGCACTGGTGATAGACGCCCGGATTCTGTTTCTGATTTGTCAATTTTTGTTGGAGATTTGGCTGCTGATGTTACTGATGCAATGTTGCATGATGCCTTTGCCACTAGATACACGTCTGTCAGAGGTGCTAAAGTTGTAGTTGATCCAAATAGTGGCCGTTCAAAAGGTTATGGTTTTGTCAGGTTTGGTGATGAAAACGAGAGGTCTCAAGCCATGACTGAAATGAATGGTGTGTATTGTTCTAGTAGACCTATGCGAGTTGGTTTTGCAACTCCCAAGAAACCTTCTCTTCACCAACAATATTCTTCTCAAG CTGTGGTATTAGCTGGTGGATATGCGCCAAATGGTGCTGTGCTCCAAGTTCAGTCAGATAGTGATTCATCCAACACAACA ATATTTGTGGGAGGGCTTGATTCTGATGTCACCGATGAAGAGCTCAGACTGCATTTCGCTTCATTTGGTGATGTTCTCTCTGTTAAAATTCCAGCCGGAAAGGGATGCGGTTTCGTCCAGTTTGCAAACAG AAGCAATGCAGAGGATGCAATTCAGAGATTAAGTGGTACTGTTATTGGAAAGCAGACAGTTCGTCTTTCTTGGGGTCGAAATCTGGGCAACAAGCAG TCCCATCGACAAGTCGATTCACAACCACAGTTTAATGGACTTTCTATTTTGAAAAAACAAGGCTACTCTGCAAATTCTGGGTATGGGGCGTCTTCCAACGGTCACGTGAACCATCAGCAACCAGTAAGTTAA
- the LOC140814296 gene encoding uncharacterized protein isoform X1, whose translation MTDDLCFFAKDSLTIKAPKKNPLLLRMAVLIFVMVCGVYICSVCLRQIGGRSLERLSSVEVVERPCELTNVEPLEKLFLHFPKPKSFSREECACNPVRYFAILSTQRSGSGWFETLLNSHVNISSNGEIFSVKVRRSNITTIVDALDKIYNLDWFTSASKNECTAAVGLKWMLNQGLMQHHEEIVNYFNAKGVSAIFLFRRNLLRRMISVLANSYDQNTKLLNGTHKSHVHSPEEAEILAKYKPTVDTTTLIPNLKQLEDLVTKSLEYFKNTRHIILYYEDILKNRKKLADVQDFLRVPRMELRSRQVKIHKGSLSSQVENWEDVKKTLQGTSYEKFLDQD comes from the exons ATGACGGACGATCTCTGTTTCTTCGCCAAG GATAGCTTAACCATAAAAGCTCCAAAGAAAAATCCACTATTATTGAGGATGGCGGTACTGATTTTCGTGATGGTATGTGGTGTGTATATATGTTCGGTCTGTCTTAGGCAAATTGGGGGACGATCGCTTGAACGTTTATCGAGTGTTGAAGTGGTAGAGAGACCATGTGAATTGACTAATGTTGAACCCTTGGAAAAACTTTTTCTGCATTTTCCTAAACCAAAGTCATTTAGCCG GGAAGAATGTGCATGCAATCCGGTGCGATATTTTGCAATTTTGTCCACGCAGAGGTCTGGGAGTGGATGGTTCGAAACCTTATTGAATAGTCATGTCAACATAAGCTCTAATGGGGAAATATTCTCTGTTAAGGTCAGGAGAAGTAACATAACTACTATTGTGGATGCTTTGGACAAAATCTATAATTTAGACTGGTTCACAAGTGCCTCTAAGAATGAGTGCACAGCTGCTGTTGGATTGAAATGGATGCTTAATCAG GGCTTAATGCAACATCATGAAGAAATAGTGAATTACTTCAATGCTAAAGGAGTTTCAGCAATTTTTCTTTTCAGAAGGAACCTACTGCGCAGAATGATATCGGTTCTCGCAAATTCTTACGATCAAAATACCAAATTACTGAATGGGACTCACAAATCTCATGTGCATTCACCCGAGGAG GCCGAAATTCTTGCTAAATACAAACCAACAGTCGACACAACTACACTTATACCAAATCTGAAACAACTAGAAGACTTGGTTACCAAATCCTTGGAATATTTCAAAAACACTCGGCATATCATCCTCTACTACGAGGACATTTTAAAAAATCGAAAA aaattgGCAGATGTTCAAGATTTTTTGAGGGTTCCGCGAATGGAGTTGCGCAGTCGGCAAGTGAAGATTCACAAAGGGTCTTTATCTTCACAAGTCGAAAACTGGGAGGACGTAAAGAAGACTCTCCAAGGAACATCTTATGAGAAGTTTTTAGATCAAGATTAG
- the LOC140814566 gene encoding serine carboxypeptidase 1-like: MKGGFILFLFVLCYVDSVECYGGRGYDPLGTFLKAQRLKKSRNHVTNYASSTAYSPVYVASQEGLKETDEILLLPGQPKVNFSQYSGYVTVDHTAGRALFYYFAESEEPSSKPLVLWLNGGPGCSSIGSGAMTENGPFRVNPDGKTLWYNKYAWNNVANVLFLESPAGVGFSYSNTTSDYVTGDKKTAADSYTFLVNWLDRFPEYKTRDFFITGESYAGHYVPQLADLILESNKITNQTVINLKGIAIGNAYIDYTDRWTGTYDHYWTSALISDETHEGIVSNCNFSSYDIPESDSCLKFESQAGREIGNVYDYDVYAPLCGSSSTAPSISNFDPCSDDYVDTYLNTQEVQKSLHVTGIPVSWTDCSFKIEWHDEPDTVLPVIKKVMASGITVWIYSGDTDNIIPVTTTRYSFPKLGVPVKTPWYPWYYQEEVGGYVVGYQNVTFVTIRGAGHFVPSYQPGRALAFFTSFLNGKLPPGQN, translated from the exons ATGAAAGGTGGtttcattttgtttttgtttgttttgtgCTACGTTGATTCTGTTGAGTGTTACGGTGGAAGGGGGTATGATCCTCTTGGAACGTTTCTGAAGGCTCAAAGATTAAAAAAATCGCGCAATCACGTTACTAACTACGCATCCTCAACCGCGTATTCACCAGTTTATGTTGCATCTCAGGAGGGATTAAAAGAAACTGATGAAATATTACTTTTGCCTGGTCAGCCAAAAGTTAATTTTTCTCAATATTCAGGATATGTCACGGTCGATCATACAGCGGGTCGAGcacttttttattattttgctgAATCTGAGGAGCCTTCCAGCAAACCGCTAGTGCTGTGGCTAAATGGAG GGCCTGGTTGCTCTTCAATAGGGTCTGGTGCGATGACCGAAAATGGGCCGTTTCGAGTGAACCCTGACGGGAAAACATTGTGGTACAACAAGTATGCTTGGAACAATG TGGCAAATGTCTTGTTCTTGGAATCCCCGGCTGGTGTTGGATTCTCTTACTCGAATACAACCTCAGACTATGTTACAGGAGACAAAAAAACCGCTGCAGATTCTTACACCTTTCTAGTTAACTGGTTGGATCGATTTCCAGAATATAAAACCCGCGATTTCTTCATAACCGGAGAGAGTTATGCTGGTCATTACGTACCCCAGCTTGCTGATCTGATTCTTGAAAGCAACAAAATCACAAATCAGACGGTCATTAACTTGAAGGGAATAGCA ATAGGAAATGCCTACATAGACTATACGGATAGGTGGACGGGCACATACGACCACTACTGGACGAGTGCCCTCATATCTGATGAAACCCACGAGGGAATCGTCTCAAATTGCAACTTTTCTTCTTACGACATTCCCGAATCAGATTCCTGTTTAAAGTTTGAAAGTCAAGCTGGTAGAGAGATAGGAAACGTCTATGATTACGATGTGTATGCACCATTATGCGGTTCCTCTTCAACAGCTCCCTCG ATATCCAATTTTGATCCATGCTCAGACGACTATGTAGACACTTATTTGAACACTCAGGAGGTTCAAAAGTCTCTCCATGTTACTGGAATTCCTGTATCATGGACAGATTGCAG CTTCAAAATCGAGTGGCACGATGAGCCGGATACTGTACTACCGGTGATCAAGAAAGTGATGGCTAGTGGCATTACTGTTTGGATTTACAG TGGAGATACAGACAATATAATTCCAGTGACCACAACAAGGTACTCCTTTCCTAAACTTGGTGTGCCGGTGAAAACGCCATGGTACCCTTGGTACTATCAAGAAGAG GTTGGAGGGTATGTGGTCGGTTATCAGAATGTTACATTTGTGACCATAAGAGGAGCCGGACATTTTGTTCCAAGCTACCAGCCTGGGCGCGCACTTGCCTTTTTCACATCATTTTTGAACGGAAAGCTGCCTCCCGGTCAGAATTAA
- the LOC140814295 gene encoding serine carboxypeptidase 1-like — translation MIELGPFRVNPDGKTLWRNKYAWNKLANILFLESPAGVGFSYSNSTVEYGDRFTAADSYTFLMNWFERFPEYKTRDFYITGESYAGHYVPQLAELILKNNKITRNTVINLKGIAIGNAEIHAEDEWHGIYDYFWTHSLISDEIHKAIESNCNFSTVPSVSAACNAVLDEADSTIGNIFIYNVYAPLCLPTSNASSVSGFDPCSANYVFNYLNTPEVQKELHANITGIPGPWNACNNTIFPNWKDMPVSILPIIKELMANGLRVWIYSGDIDGRVPETSTRYSMAKIGAAILTPWYPWYSSGEVGGYAIEYQNVTFVTIRGAGHFVPSYQPERALELFSSFLEGKLPPKK, via the exons ATGATCGAACTAGGACCGTTTCGAGTGAATCCTGATGGTAAAACATTGTGGCGTAATAAATATGCTTGGAATAAGC TGGCAAATATCCTTTTCTTGGAATCTCCAGCtggtgttggattttcataCTCAAACTCAACAGTGGAATATGGAGACAGATTCACGGCAGCAGATTCTTACACCTTTTTGATGAACTGGTTCGAAAGGTTTCCAGAGTACAAAACCCGCGATTTCTACATAACTGGAGAGAGTTATGCTGGTCACTACGTACCTCAACTTGCTGAATTAATCCttaaaaacaacaaaatcacaaGAAATACAGTCATAAACTTGAAAGGCATCGCC ATCGGGAATGCAGAAATACACGCCGAAGATGAGTGGCATGgaatttatgattatttttggACACATTCTTTAATCTCTGATGAAATTCACAAGGCCATCGAATCAAACTGCAATTTTTCTACTGTACCTTCTGTATCTGCAGCATGTAATGCAGTTCTTGATGAAGCAGATTCAACAATTGGAAATATCTTCATCTACAATGTTTATGCTCCCTTATGCTTGCCAACTTCCAATGCTTCCTCG GTatctggatttgatccatgctCGGCAAACTATGTTTTCAACTACTTAAACACACCTGAAGTACAAAAGGAGCTTCATGCAAACATCACTGGGATTCCAGGGCCCTGGAACGCTTGCAA CAACACCATTTTTCCGAACTGGAAAGACATGCCGGTTTCTATTTTACCTATCATTAAAGAGCTGATGGCTAATGGACTTCGAGTTTGGATCTATAG CGGAGACATAGATGGGAGAGTACCGGAGACATCGACTAGATATTCGATGGCTAAAATTGGTGCAGCAATTTTAACTCCATGGTATCCTTGGTATTCCAGTGGAGAG GTTGGAGGATATGCGATTGAATATCAAAATGTGACATTTGTGACCATAAGAGGAGCCGGACATTTTGTTCCGAGTTACCAGCCCGAACGTGCTCTCGAACTATTTTCTTCCTTCTTGGAGGGAAAGCTTCCTCCAAAGAAATAA
- the LOC140814296 gene encoding uncharacterized protein isoform X2, with the protein MTDDLCFFAKDSLTIKAPKKNPLLLRMAVLIFVMVCGVYICSVCLRQIGGRSLERLSSVEVVERPCELTNVEPLEKLFLHFPKPKSFSREECACNPVRYFAILSTQRSGSGWFETLLNSHVNISSNGEIFSVKVRRSNITTIVDALDKIYNLDWFTSASKNECTAAVGLKWMLNQGLMQHHEEIVNYFNAKGVSAIFLFRRNLLRRMISVLANSYDQNTKLLNGTHKSHVHSPEEAEILAKYKPTVDTTTLIPNLKQLEDLVTKSLEYFKNTRHIILYYEDILKNRKMFKIF; encoded by the exons ATGACGGACGATCTCTGTTTCTTCGCCAAG GATAGCTTAACCATAAAAGCTCCAAAGAAAAATCCACTATTATTGAGGATGGCGGTACTGATTTTCGTGATGGTATGTGGTGTGTATATATGTTCGGTCTGTCTTAGGCAAATTGGGGGACGATCGCTTGAACGTTTATCGAGTGTTGAAGTGGTAGAGAGACCATGTGAATTGACTAATGTTGAACCCTTGGAAAAACTTTTTCTGCATTTTCCTAAACCAAAGTCATTTAGCCG GGAAGAATGTGCATGCAATCCGGTGCGATATTTTGCAATTTTGTCCACGCAGAGGTCTGGGAGTGGATGGTTCGAAACCTTATTGAATAGTCATGTCAACATAAGCTCTAATGGGGAAATATTCTCTGTTAAGGTCAGGAGAAGTAACATAACTACTATTGTGGATGCTTTGGACAAAATCTATAATTTAGACTGGTTCACAAGTGCCTCTAAGAATGAGTGCACAGCTGCTGTTGGATTGAAATGGATGCTTAATCAG GGCTTAATGCAACATCATGAAGAAATAGTGAATTACTTCAATGCTAAAGGAGTTTCAGCAATTTTTCTTTTCAGAAGGAACCTACTGCGCAGAATGATATCGGTTCTCGCAAATTCTTACGATCAAAATACCAAATTACTGAATGGGACTCACAAATCTCATGTGCATTCACCCGAGGAG GCCGAAATTCTTGCTAAATACAAACCAACAGTCGACACAACTACACTTATACCAAATCTGAAACAACTAGAAGACTTGGTTACCAAATCCTTGGAATATTTCAAAAACACTCGGCATATCATCCTCTACTACGAGGACATTTTAAAAAATCGAAAA ATGTTCAAGATTTTTTGA